Proteins encoded within one genomic window of bacterium:
- a CDS encoding hydrogenase expression/formation protein HypE, which yields MSGEIVTLAHGGGGIASRRLLREHLLPRLDSEALRPLGDSAILDIPPGGIALTTDSYVIQPWRFPGGD from the coding sequence ATGAGCGGAGAGATAGTCACCCTGGCCCACGGCGGCGGCGGCATCGCCTCGCGGCGCCTGCTCCGGGAGCATCTGCTGCCGCGGCTGGACTCCGAGGCGCTCCGGCCGCTGGGCGATTCGGCGATCCTGGACATCCCCCCGGGCGGAATAGCGCTGACGACCGACAGCTACGTGATTCAGCCCTGGCGCTTCCCCGGCGGCGAC